A region from the Sphingopyxis lindanitolerans genome encodes:
- a CDS encoding spinster family MFS transporter produces the protein MLQPALGTARTPPGEGEAALAVAGAAFRRRIAMFFLTFALTLNFVDRQIVNILAEPIREELQLADWQIGLMSGLAFALLYSVAGIPLARWADRGNRPKIMAFSVLVWSGFTIACSLARSFPQLLVGRVGVGIGEAGLTPAANSLIVDYYPPERRASALSLYYLGVPLGTLAGMALGGLVADAYGWRTAFLVAGIPGVVLAPFLLLVLREPRKAHAALLRTAPPGALAAVKTLWAVRTYRLIVIATALQAAVGYGFGPFIASFFIRNHGPEIVAMATQAGMGVSGFLGLTLGLSTGLAGAAGVWLGGLLADRFGRSDVRAYVTIPAFASLAALPCYAVIFSIDSGALALAGLALPNMLGAMWMGPVHSTQQSVSPPEIRGGATALFLLVLNLVGVGLGPLFVGTASDAISWQFDQDSGRSLRAALILTSLVAPFSAFLFWRARSSIGRDMTRWKAVNPV, from the coding sequence GTGCTGCAACCGGCGCTCGGCACAGCACGCACGCCGCCTGGCGAGGGCGAAGCCGCGCTGGCTGTGGCGGGGGCGGCTTTCCGCCGCCGCATCGCCATGTTTTTCCTGACCTTTGCTCTCACACTCAACTTTGTTGACCGGCAGATCGTCAACATTCTAGCCGAACCGATCCGGGAAGAGTTGCAGCTGGCGGACTGGCAAATCGGGCTGATGTCGGGCCTTGCCTTTGCCTTGCTTTATAGCGTCGCCGGAATCCCGCTCGCGCGCTGGGCGGATCGCGGCAACCGGCCAAAGATCATGGCATTTTCCGTTCTCGTCTGGAGCGGGTTCACCATCGCCTGCAGCCTCGCGCGAAGCTTTCCCCAACTTTTGGTGGGGCGTGTCGGAGTGGGGATTGGCGAGGCCGGCCTGACACCTGCCGCAAATTCGCTCATCGTCGATTATTACCCACCCGAGCGGCGCGCGTCGGCGCTTTCGCTCTACTATCTTGGCGTGCCGTTGGGAACGTTGGCGGGGATGGCATTGGGAGGGCTGGTTGCCGATGCCTATGGCTGGCGCACCGCCTTTCTGGTGGCCGGCATACCAGGTGTCGTCCTTGCCCCCTTTTTGCTGCTGGTTTTGCGCGAACCGCGCAAGGCGCACGCCGCTCTGTTGCGAACGGCGCCGCCGGGCGCTCTCGCGGCGGTAAAGACGCTTTGGGCGGTTCGCACCTACCGGCTCATCGTGATCGCGACTGCGCTGCAAGCCGCGGTAGGATATGGCTTCGGACCTTTCATCGCATCTTTTTTTATCCGCAATCATGGCCCGGAGATCGTCGCCATGGCCACCCAGGCCGGGATGGGGGTTTCGGGGTTCCTGGGCCTGACGCTCGGTCTTTCCACAGGTCTCGCAGGCGCCGCCGGCGTGTGGCTCGGTGGGTTGCTGGCCGATCGGTTCGGCCGGAGCGACGTCCGAGCCTATGTAACCATCCCTGCGTTTGCGTCGCTGGCGGCCCTTCCCTGTTATGCCGTCATCTTCAGCATCGACAGTGGCGCGCTGGCGCTTGCGGGCCTTGCGCTTCCCAACATGCTAGGGGCCATGTGGATGGGCCCGGTCCACAGTACCCAGCAAAGCGTCTCACCGCCGGAGATCCGTGGCGGCGCGACCGCCCTCTTCCTTCTGGTCTTGAACCTGGTCGGCGTGGGTTTGGGACCGCTGTTCGTCGGGACGGCCAGCGACGCGATCTCGTGGCAGTTCGATCAAGATTCCGGCAGGAGTTTGCGTGCCGCCCTCATCCTTACAAGCCTGGTCGCACCATTCTCCGCATTTCTTTTCTGGCGCGCGCGGTCGTCGATCGGGCGCGACATGACCAGGTGGAAGGCCGTCAATCCAGTGTGA